Genomic window (Paenibacillus sp. 37):
TGCGATGAATCTCCAGCGGTACTGTGCCACATACGGAGCGATCCAGCTATTTTTTTCTTTTCCGTTACGGACGGTCTCCATATGTTCATATCCGGACTTCATTTTATATCGCCTCCATCTGAGCCTGAATCATCTGATAATATACACCTTGTCTTGCCAGCAATTCCTGATGTGTTCCCGTCTCTGCCACTGTGCCGCCATCCATGACAATAATCCGATCCATATGTGGCATCCAGTGCAGACGATGGGTAGCCAAAAATACAAGTTTGCCTTCAAACAGCGGCAGCATCGTCTGTTTCAGTTCATACTCTGTTTCCACATCCAGATGAGCTGTCGGTTCATCAAGCAGCAGGATGTTCCGTTGACTAAGCAAAGCTCTTGCCAGCGCCACCCGTTGCTCCTGCCCACCACTGAGCTGTCTGCCACCAGCCCCAATAGGCTCATGCAACCCAGCGGATAATGAGGTCAGTAACTTGGTTAATCCAGCTGCACTAACGGCCTTGGCCACTTCCGTATCCGAAGCCTCTGGCATGTAGAAACGAACGTTATCGGCTAAACTTCCACTAAAAATATATGGATGCTGCGGGATAGCTGCCGTCTGTCTTCGCCAGGATTCAAGCATATCCGGTGTCACCGGCTGCCCGTTGGCTAATACCTGGCCTGAAGTAGGTAGCTGAAATCCAGCCAATACATCGATTAATGTGGACTTGCCTGCTCCGCTGGCACCGATAATACCGATTTTTCCAAGACCTGTGATCTGAAATGTGACATCCTTTAGCGAATAAGGACCTTCATCATCGTGTCGTACCTGTACATCCGTTAGTGCCAACCTGCTATTCTCATTCCAGGAGAACACTGAGGAAGAACCAAGATCAGAAGTAGTAGAAACAGGATCAGGATCAGGAGCAAGATGTCCCACAGCCGTTTTATCGTTCAACACGACACGTATGGTCGAAATGCCTGCTTTCCTTTTACCCGAAGGTAACGATGATGCAGATTCCGTCCCATCCTCTGCCATGTCCGTGTGCGCAACAACGTTTGCATAAGCTTCTTTCTGTTTCCGTTCAGCAGCTTTCCCCCGTTCAATCACCTGATTAATGGCCGCTCCGGCTTCCTTACCGTCCAATGTGGCATGATAATCAGCGCCGAGCATACGTACAGGCAGGAAATATTCGGGTGCCAGAATCAGTACCGTCAACGCAGGGCCAAGCAGCATATGCCCTTCCGTCAGACGTAATCCCAGACCAACCGCCACGGAAGCAACGGACAGCATGGTGAAGAAATCGAGTGCAAATGAAGAAAGGAAGGCCATACGCAGGGTGGACATCGTCGCCTTCCGATACCGCTGACTGACCCGCCGAATGGAGCCTTCATGTGTTTTGCTCTGTCCCAATGTTTTTAGCGTCTCCAGCCCACGCAAGGTATCAACAAAATGGTTAGCGAGTGCTTTGTAGGATCGGAATTGTCCGTCTATCTTCCGCTGGGCTGCGAGGCCAATCAGAATCATGAACACGATCAGGATCGGTAGTGTCAGCATCAGAATAACCCCGGACATCATATCCAGCTTGAACACATACAGCAAAATGACGATGGGTGTGAATCCTATGCCTAGCATGCGAGGAATGAATAGTTCGAGATACGTCTTGTATTGAGCGGTTCCCTCACGTGCCAGCGTAACCAGATGCCCTGTGCCCTCCGTCTTGGCATAACGCGGTCCAAGTCTGAACCACTGCTCCACCATCTGTCTGCGCAGATCAGTCCCTGTCTTATCCGCATATCGTGAAGTCACAAGTTGTAACCAGAAGGATAGGGCGTAGCGGGCGGCAAAAGCAGCCAGGAACAACAGCAGTACCGGGTACTGCTCCGTTATGGATGAACCTTCAAACAATGCCGTGATGGCCTGTGCCAGCCATTTGGCTTGCATAATGATCGTCATCGCCTGTAACAGTACCAGCGCTGATGCCAGCGCGAGTACTGGCCGGATGCCCGGCAGCTTCAGCAGCCCCCGTCCCATATCAGTACTCCAGGTGGTGCTGCTCGTTCAGACGTTTGCGGAAGATATAATAACTCCAGATCTGATAGCCAAGAACAAACGGCAGCAATGTGCAAGCTACAATGGTCATTACTTTCAATGAATACGCACCGGATGCGGCGTTGTATACAGTCAGGTCATATGCCGCTCCAAAGGAACTCACCATCACTCTTGGGAACAGTCCAATAAAGACCGAGGCAAAGGCAATTGCAATCACTGCTCCAGTCATACCAAAAGCCCAGCCTTCACGCTTCTGACGAACAAAGTATGCCGCAAGTGCAAGCGCGACTGCGCCAAGTACAACCATGATCCAAAGAGCCCAGCCCCGTACGGCGAACACATCCGTCATGAAATACGTCATTAACGCGTAAACAGCGAGTAGTGAAGCCAGCGGCAGCATCAATTTTTGCGCTGTCTTCAAGGCACGCTCTCTTAGATCACCAACTGTTCGTAGTGATGCAAACAGCAATCCATGAACGAGACACAACAGCGTTACGCTCAAGCCACCAATCACGGTGTACGGATTAACAATATCGAGGAATCCTGCACGCAACTGCATCTCCCCATCAATGGGCAGACCCTTCATGAACGTGGCAAAGACTACGCCGAACAGGAAAGGCAGGAGCGCGCTGGATACCACAATGATGATATCCCATGTTTTGCGCCAGCGCTGCTGTTTCATTTTACTGCGGAATTCGAAGGCAACCCCGCGACCAATCAAGGCAAGTAACACGACCACAAGCGGCAGGTAGAAACCACTGAACATCGTGGCATACCAGTGCGGGAAGGCAGCAAACATTGCGCCCCCTGCTGTAATCAGCCATACTTCGTTACCATCCCAGAACGGACCAATCGAGTTGATCAGGGTCCGGCGTTCACGATCCGTTTTGGCAATAATGCCTGTAGACATCCCCACACCAAAATCAAAACCTTCCAAAAAGAAGAAACCAACAAACAATACGGCAATCAGCAAAAACCACAACTCACTTAGTGACAACGGAATAACCTCCATCCACGCCGAACGGATCGGCCGATTCATCGTGATCTTCTGGCTTATCGACCGCAAATGGTCCTGCCTTGATCTCACGTACGAACAGGTATACCATCACGATACCAAGAACCGTATACGCGGCTGTGAACGCAATCGTGGAGAACAGGATCATTCCTGCGGATACGTTCGGTGAGACCCCGGCCTCGGTGGTCATATAACCAAATACCGTCCATGGCTGTCTTCCAACCTCGGTCATGATCCAACCTGATGTATTGGCGATAAACGGCAGGGAGATGGCAAATACCATCAGACGCATAAACCACTTTCCAGCGACCTCCAGCTTCTTGCGCACAGCCAGAAACGTACCGTACAGAGCCAGCACAATCATCAAACCACCCGCTGCGATCATAATACGGAAACTCCAGAACGTTGTCCGTACCGGCGGGATGTAGTCCCCCGGTCCATACGTCTGCTGATACTCAGCATTCAGTTCCTTCATGCCTTTGACACTACCGGAGAACTTGCTGTAGGACAGGTAACTGAGCAATCCAGGGATTTTGATCTCACCCGTACTCTCCTGTTTATCCGGATCGATAAAAGCGACCACCGTCCATGGTGCCGGATCTTCTGTCGTTGTCCATGTGCCTTCACTGGCTGCCATCTTCATCGGCTGTGTCTCCACGAGATATTGAGCCTGGAAGTGTCCAGAGAAAGCTACACCAAATGAAGAAACAAGCGCGATAATGATCGCGATATTAAACGATTTGCGGAAGATCTCCACATCCTGCTTCTTCATTAATTTGTAGGCACTGATCCCGGTTACAACAAAGGCCCCTGTCATCAATGCCCCAAAAATCGTATGTGGGAACTCGACGAGCAACTGACCATTCGTGATGAGTGCAAAGAAATCATTCATCTCGGCTCGGCCGTTGTTAATCTCAAACCCGACCGGATGCTGCATAAATGAATTGGCTGCCAGAATCCACAGCGCGGACAGGAATGTGCCGACAAACACCAGCCAGATGCAGGCCAGGTGCACTTTTTTGGACAAACGATCCCATCCAAATATCCACAAACCAATAAATGTAGACTCCATAAAAAACGCCAGTAGCGCTTCAATAGCCAGTGGCGCACCGAACACGTCCCCGACAAATCGGGAGTACTCGGACCAGTTCATACCGAACTGAAACTCTTGCAAAATACCTGTGACTACCCCGACGGCAAAGTTAATCAGGAACAGCTTGCCCCAGAACTTCGCCATCGTTTTGTAGATTTCCTTACCCTTAACAACGTACAACGTCTCCATGATTGCAACCAACAGTACAAGACCGATGGA
Coding sequences:
- the cydD gene encoding thiol reductant ABC exporter subunit CydD — encoded protein: MGRGLLKLPGIRPVLALASALVLLQAMTIIMQAKWLAQAITALFEGSSITEQYPVLLLFLAAFAARYALSFWLQLVTSRYADKTGTDLRRQMVEQWFRLGPRYAKTEGTGHLVTLAREGTAQYKTYLELFIPRMLGIGFTPIVILLYVFKLDMMSGVILMLTLPILIVFMILIGLAAQRKIDGQFRSYKALANHFVDTLRGLETLKTLGQSKTHEGSIRRVSQRYRKATMSTLRMAFLSSFALDFFTMLSVASVAVGLGLRLTEGHMLLGPALTVLILAPEYFLPVRMLGADYHATLDGKEAGAAINQVIERGKAAERKQKEAYANVVAHTDMAEDGTESASSLPSGKRKAGISTIRVVLNDKTAVGHLAPDPDPVSTTSDLGSSSVFSWNENSRLALTDVQVRHDDEGPYSLKDVTFQITGLGKIGIIGASGAGKSTLIDVLAGFQLPTSGQVLANGQPVTPDMLESWRRQTAAIPQHPYIFSGSLADNVRFYMPEASDTEVAKAVSAAGLTKLLTSLSAGLHEPIGAGGRQLSGGQEQRVALARALLSQRNILLLDEPTAHLDVETEYELKQTMLPLFEGKLVFLATHRLHWMPHMDRIIVMDGGTVAETGTHQELLARQGVYYQMIQAQMEAI
- the cydB gene encoding cytochrome d ubiquinol oxidase subunit II — protein: MNRPIRSAWMEVIPLSLSELWFLLIAVLFVGFFFLEGFDFGVGMSTGIIAKTDRERRTLINSIGPFWDGNEVWLITAGGAMFAAFPHWYATMFSGFYLPLVVVLLALIGRGVAFEFRSKMKQQRWRKTWDIIIVVSSALLPFLFGVVFATFMKGLPIDGEMQLRAGFLDIVNPYTVIGGLSVTLLCLVHGLLFASLRTVGDLRERALKTAQKLMLPLASLLAVYALMTYFMTDVFAVRGWALWIMVVLGAVALALAAYFVRQKREGWAFGMTGAVIAIAFASVFIGLFPRVMVSSFGAAYDLTVYNAASGAYSLKVMTIVACTLLPFVLGYQIWSYYIFRKRLNEQHHLEY
- a CDS encoding cytochrome ubiquinol oxidase subunit I, with amino-acid sequence MDPIMLSRIQYALTTIFHFFFVPLSIGLVLLVAIMETLYVVKGKEIYKTMAKFWGKLFLINFAVGVVTGILQEFQFGMNWSEYSRFVGDVFGAPLAIEALLAFFMESTFIGLWIFGWDRLSKKVHLACIWLVFVGTFLSALWILAANSFMQHPVGFEINNGRAEMNDFFALITNGQLLVEFPHTIFGALMTGAFVVTGISAYKLMKKQDVEIFRKSFNIAIIIALVSSFGVAFSGHFQAQYLVETQPMKMAASEGTWTTTEDPAPWTVVAFIDPDKQESTGEIKIPGLLSYLSYSKFSGSVKGMKELNAEYQQTYGPGDYIPPVRTTFWSFRIMIAAGGLMIVLALYGTFLAVRKKLEVAGKWFMRLMVFAISLPFIANTSGWIMTEVGRQPWTVFGYMTTEAGVSPNVSAGMILFSTIAFTAAYTVLGIVMVYLFVREIKAGPFAVDKPEDHDESADPFGVDGGYSVVTK